GAGTGGACAGACGATGCTTTTTCCACTTGGTTGCCTAGCCAAAAATGGGGGGCGGGAAAACCCCAAGTAGGGGCGTGGCCAGGAGTTGGTCACTGCGTGATACGCAACAAAGtcacaaaatatttgccaaacATTTTGTGTTCAACTTTTTATTCTTCCTATTTGCGGGGGGATGCCTTCCTTAAACCAATATTTTTTGGGGGCGTGTTTATTGAGACATGGAAAAGCATTTATGTAATTTGTAAGTATTTGTAACCATTTGTTGTGTTTGCGACAACAAGTGAACACCAATTATAAAGCATCACAAAAAAGTAAAGGCCGGAAATTGCCAAGAGTGTCAAAAGGGCCAAAAGGGACACATATAAATGTGTGCGGCTTTCTGGGGTTAAGGGGATGCAAACCGCAGGCAGCTCATTATGGGCACAAGTTTTCACTCTCTTCATCTTTCGCATCAGTTTTGTTTCTTTCGGTTAATTTTTACGCCGGGCGAACAGAAACAAATTTCATGCAAATGTaaatggaaaatgcaaattaacaAGTTCCTTAATGGCCTTGTGGGGCGGGAAAAAGGGGGAGTGGCAGTGCTTCTTGCACTCCAAAGGCTGTAAAACTATACGAGTTTGCAATTAAAAGTTGACAAGAATGCAAGAAGCAGTGCTTCTGAAACTGTACAATCAAAGCGCCGACATAAAACAAACTAtacattgtttatttatttatttatttatttattgtttctaaaaaagtatcataataaaaaatataagactTTCTTGAAAATGACTTTCTAATTTCTTGTGATAAgtataaattcaaattgtgCCAAAAATTTGACATAACTAAAGTTAAGCTAGAGAtgattaaagttaaatatatatgaaactattatttaacaaacaagctacaaaatatattttaaactaatgacattgaaataaatataatttataaactttggccataaaaatcgttttccacaaaaaaaaaatggttttaattttataaagtatttattaacTGAGTTAAAATCTATCTAACTTGTAAAAAGACATTCATTTGTGTCATGGTAGGCAACACCTTCTAAGACTTTACCAAAAACTGCCAAGCCATCTCTCACCTGCCGCAGCTTTTTGGCTTCGCGACTTCAGTTTTATAACTCTATCAATCATAAACTCACAGCAAATGCCTTAAAACTGTAGCTCAATAAAATGTTCTCCAAGAAAGGTTCAGAAAACTGTTCAGCCCACCCCCAACCCAAAAAATAACACTTTCAAGATACAAGAATTGCCATGACATGTCGACAAAAGCAATGATTCCTTTTGGGGTAACCCATTTCTGCACCGCCCGGTTTTCCAACTTTCCCCCGATTTTCCCGCCATCTCTTGTTACGCGTTTTCCCAGCCACGCTTGCATGTCATGACATGAGCAGGAAATGCGTTTTCTGACTCCGCCACTGAAGATGCCTGAGTCGGTGGCCTCGTAAAGGAGGTGGTgctgcactggaaaaaatttttagtttatatataAGTTTTGTGAGCTTGAAATTaatcttacttaaaaaaataaacatgccagctaaaatttattttgttattttgatcactgatttatttaaatgattattttatttcatattattttttgtgaacttaaaaataatatacaacaCATATTCatcctttaaaatataaataccccagattaaatatatattttctaagaAAATCATGCTTAGTTGAAAAAGTCATTTATCActgttaaaattaaacaactcGCTTGCTtgtaattaagtttttttttgtgacctTTTTTCCCATGATTTCAACGTAGTTTTCAATacattttgtacatttttctCACTTTAAGTTCACGGGTTGCGAAATTTCAGATAGCTGCTGTTCCTGGTTTCTCGGTTAGGTTTACGGTTACGGTCACGGTTTTTTGGCTATGCCGTGTGCCTGGTTCCGTTTCTTGTGCACCAAGCGCAGcgccataaatatttaaattgcgCGATGCCGCCGCTACCGCCACCGCTAAAAACCACCATCACCTTCCTttttgccacgccccctttacGCCTGTCTTGCATGTTGCTTGCCggctttattttttgacagttATCGATTCGATGGCGCCCCTGCCTTTGACTTTGCCTTTGCCTCAgtttcagattcagattcagcgCCCGATTCCAAACCCCAATTTTCTGATTTTCTGATGCCGTCTTGACTCGGAGACATTTTATCTTGCCAGAACACAGGACGCGGAATTCGCTTGCAATTCATTTCCTAAAATATGCATaaggagcagcaggagaagAGGTACAAAATACatgtgcaaattttttttttggaaacgCGAGGCATTTTATACTCTTTGTTAATAATGCCAAATAGTTTTGAAATCTGGCTTAAAAATTTACGTTTTTCCAATTCTTTTCTTCTTCCTATAAAAGTTGCTTATTTATTACAATGGTAAAAACATGTTCTaccttataaattaaaattaaacttaaaacatttttaacttttatataatGGCTTTCAAGCTAAATaacatttcatatttttatattagttataatattttgttttaaatcatGCAACTCAATaagcaatatatatatatattttttttgactaaCATATGAAACAGTATTCAGTtacttatatattataaaataaaaaagtagtTGTTAATcagtttacaaaataaattctttttatcagataatttaaagcttaacaaatcaaaattgttaAAACCCATTTGATATTCCCCTTTAAAAGGGTATAATAACTGAAAGGAGTGGCATCATTACATTGGATACGCGCTGTCAAGCGgcgtgccacgccccctcaaGCACTTCCAGCCCACAAACTTGAGTCGATATGTTGCGAGGTATGCGGCATTCATTTCCTTCTTTTGCGGCAGTTGAAAAACTTTGCCCCAAACTCCTTACCACTTTGTGcatgtttaacttttaaggCGTAGAAATACAGCACTCTTAACCCCATGGTTAACCCCTGCAACCCCCTGAACTTTGATCGGAATGACAAACCAAAATGCAGCACGAACCACTCaattaacaaaagaaaatattaaggTCCGCAGTCTTGTTTAAGAAATCGTAAATTCCGCATTTGTTTGCTCAAGTGAAGCGTTTTGATTGACCGGCAGGAATTATCATGTTTTTCGTTGGCatgcatttaatatttgccCAAGTCGTTCTCGAGGCAAAATCGTGTTTACAAACTTTGCATAATAGACGCGCAAatgtttgtaaaatatttacaagcctaagaaaatatttaaagatgtatttatcaaatttttggGCTAAAATTTGGATAAATATCTGAAAGAATTAACTGGTAAGACAATATTTTCCTAAGCTTAATTCGGTGTtgattagtttaaaattcttaaggTATTTATGCAGCTGCATATATTTGCGCATAagttaattaaactaaatgcTTTCAACAACGACAGTGTTTgcaatattataaaatatattagtttttgtatttttacatAGTTTAGTTAGAAATGAAGTTAAATACATAACTAAACTTTCTTTTTGTcctttattttaacattaacTGAATTAGTTTGTTATTATCATTATATTAGAATATTTCACAATGGTATTAAATGGGCAGAGCGGCTAGTTTGGTGACGGCCCTGAGTTTTAgtaaaaaaaggaaacccCTTAAATCAATGATTCATCAGCAAAGATTTTACCATTTcctgataaatattttaatatatttttttaagttaccTCAAAGGCAATGACTCATCAAAGTAAATGTTCCCTATGCCTTAgcttacaaaattaatgaaacgcttttggcaataaaaagctttgccaaaaagaaaataaagtttgACTTTTATCTATCGAAAATTGTGCTCAGGTATTGATACTTTCAATGGTCAATCCCCGTGTACAATAAATTCTCTCTAACTAAATTAAAGCACCcacggcgtatgagtaatttttgTGAAGCTTTTTACTAAGAGAGCTGATATTTAACACTTTGATAACTTGGTCATACCCAAAAGTTGCGCATTCAGTTAGTTCAGTTAGCAGCGATAAGTCGACATAATTGGAGCTCCTAGAATCCGTTGattggcaaattaaattaacccAAGATGCCACCACCACACGATCATTGTGGAGGACCACCACCACATCGCCGTGGTCCCGTTATTAAGGTGCAGATCGCACCACCATGGCCGCGTCGCCACCACCGCCCACCAACGCAAGTTGTGGTGGTGCAGCAGCCACCGCCACCCCCACCGCCAGTTATGGTGGTGCAGCAGGCGCCACCACCGCCCTACTACCAGTATccaccaccaccgcctccCGGTGGCAGCCACTATCACAACCCGCAATATTGAGAAGGAACCTGGGGATCTGAAAATCAGCCATgatgaatttattttagataGCATTAGTAAACTAGTAATATCACCAATAAAGTATTTGCAGGTGCGGTCAAAATATTAGTAGTGTTTTAGTTTATGAAcaagatataaaaaaacagtttaatttaatttaatttaattgcatgaAGCTAATACTATAAGCAGTTGCAggtcaaaataaaagtagATGCGATCAAATTAATAGAAGTTTATCAACTTATGGAACATCAAAGACTTATGTTTATTGGTAAATAAGCAATATgcttaattaaagttaaagttgTCCTATGCTTTAGAGATCATGTTATTTTACAACTACTATTAatttgaccgcagctgtatTCAAACCTAATGTGCTGGCTTGTTCTCTTGAacgtttggtttttattattatttttttaattttttaactagCTTCTATTCTAGGGTTCTATTTCTGAAAACCATTTTAACGAAAAACTTTAATTCACACTTgcctaaatttaaaatacattatcTCCAGCATTCCTTATCAGAACACCTGTTTTAATTAGAGCTCAACTATTTTTGTGttcgtttatttttgaatGTCTATCTGAACTTGTTCCAATTTTTCTGCCTGCATTTTCCgctttttcagcaaatttttgCTTATCTGAGAGATAAGAAAATGTTACCCTGCGATAAGCTACACTCAGTTAATATGGTAAACAATAAATAGTGCGAGAAAAAACGCCCAAACCCGATCACCTGTAAATGCACAACTGTCCGTACGGTCATTGTTATCAGAACCTTTCGAGTGACTAAGGCACACCTTATCTTTTGCCTTTAAACACTGGAATAATACCCATAAACCCTGATTGATGGAACCCCCGAACGAACTTCCAGTTTGGTTCGACTGCAAAAGTTTTGTATTGTTTCGGGGTTTCCAGTGTTCAACGCGTTGCTGGGTGGTGAAGTTGGGTCGGTTGATTACCTTTACTGGCTAAATAATCAACTATGCGGTACTATGAAGATCCATGCGGCTATCCTGCTCGCCATCACCATGGTCGTCCAAATATCGAAATTGATGTGGTTCCCGGTTGGGGTGGCGCATACTATCCGCCGCCGCCTGCGCCTCGGCCCGCCGAGATTGTCTACGTGACCACACCGGCGGCCACCTATATGCCCGGAACTCAGGTGATAATGCCGCAACAATATGGATACTATCCCCAGCAGCAGGGCTACGAATATCAGCAGTACCAGTATCAGCAGCAGCCCTACAACAATCCACCCTATCAACAGTGGTAAAAGATGGTGGGCAGCAGGAGATATAAGCGGAAATGTTCCaagtttaataacaaataacatttattattataaacataAGAACTACATACCGGAAATGTTCCAAgttcaataacaaaataaaatgtattatcaATAAAGTGTAACAAAGCGATagataacaaacaaaaatacacaaatatcTCTTTGTCTTAATCTTAAGTTCTTGAAATGACAACAGCAAATGGTGCAATACCATAGATAGTGAATTCTGCTGATATGAAAGACAATTGATACCAATGTTATACACAATAATCAAAGAAAAGTAGCCAAAACCGCTGCTGGAAAATATTATCAGCAGTATTCTTATTTATCAAAAGGAGTTAATACAcacatttcaatatttatgttCTTAATTAAAGACTTGCCATCAAGTTTAACCTAGTATTAcaattgtaatttataaaagaaaaaagttatttaaaagtcGAAGACTTTAATTCTTTTCATTTACATTAATACAAATCGTTGacctttttcgtttttaattttaaatattcatatatattattagaagctgcaaaaaatacaaaagcatTGAGCTATAATCCGAATTTGTAGAGCGCTTAAAAATTCTGAGTTGTTCACTTTATTACAAAATCGTTTAGTCCATTGCCCTTTCGTTAAGTATAAAAGTGCAGTATCGCTAACTGCAACTGAACTTTGACTACTTCGCATGagtcattaatttatttcgtaTCCCAATTTTTGTCCTTCccctttaaaatataagtagTGATTCACCTTGAACTCGCCTAATGAAATTCAAGCAAAAACACCTTAttggaattttgtttttatcaatttgTGTTTatcaacagttttttttatcgaaGAAGACATTAATTCCACCTGACAAGATAGTGAATTAAGCTACTGTGCGAAAACACATATATAACGAAGTTGGAAAAAATTCCCCCCAATTAGCGATAAAAGTTGCTTTAAATAGTTTGGTAGGTAAAGACATCAATTCAGTTCAACAGAAGAGTCAGTCGAAGCAACTTCACAACTGAGGACACAAACTAATTGGATAATTTCTTGAAAAATGCCTTACTACGAGGACGAACGTcgccatcaccatcatcatcaccatcatgGTGGCAGGCCAATTGTGGAGGTGGACATTGTGCCACCGAGGATTCCGCAGCCGGTGATTGAGATTGGATTGGGTGGTGGTCGCTATCCACCACCACCCCCCCGGGTGGAGGTCATCACCCCCGCTGCCGTCTATCAGCCACCGCCACCACGTCCCATCATCGAGGTCGATGTGGTGCCCCCCAGTCGACCCTTCATCGAGTTCAACATCGGCGGTCGTCGTCCTCCTCCCAGGGAGGAGATCATCATCGTCCAGCAGCCCCCACCGCCCAGGTGGTAGGCGTGGTCCTTGAGCGACAGTTGAAAAGAgtgaacttgaaaaaaaaattcttcaaaaCTCCCAAAACTCACTGGataaatattagatttaagccttaataaaaacagaaattaaacaatattatatatgttGCTCTCAAATTCCTATcaattcatttatatttattaacaaaaaacataaaaagaagTGCCTTTTCTTAAGATAATCTATTAATACGTttgtacttaaaaataaagaaaaaataagaaaaataaatgttcacGCTTTTCAAGTACGCATTTTTGTTTGGAGAGTATTGTCTTTTGAGGATAAAAGTTAGAATTTAATATAAGGTAactgcataaataaattaaaccaaaatattagaattaatttatgaaaacatgtttaacagtgctaataataatttaaatttgtcaaattatttaaattaaaagggaTAAGaattaaaggaaaaatatgaataaatttgttcaaagaaatatattaattaaataaataaataaaaaatatttgacacTTTAAGAGCcctaatattttaatttcaaatttgatagtcaaatatacaaaagttcaacaaataaaactcatacgccacgttgTATTCAGGAATGATTTCAAGTCTTACTGTGAAAATAagtctttaatttaaaatatttgcttaaataacttaaatgcGCCTtactttaattgaaatctacatcattaaatttcaatatcgTTTATGTGTTGGATTTTCGTatgttgaatttatttacatatacgCCAGCATTCATTCGCAATGTTAATAgtacaaatatgaaaatttaactGCTGGCGAATGACATAAGCAATGGTTAAGGCTTTTTGCCTTACTCCGATTTCTCTACTATCTGTGCACATAATTGttcttattttgtatttggcTGTTATCTGACTTTACCGATATGATTGATGTCCTTTGCCCAGAGTCAGCTTATCAACTGGTGTTCAGCAAGTCTTGCCTgtgcatataaatatttaaaactttatttaaatgaattgttcaataaaaattgaaaataaggtcttttaatacaatatgttttattctgccataaaatatgtatcacaaataattgtattttgtgGGTGCAAATTTtagtcttttaatttaataattatttagaatttaacgtatatacaaataaatgtaaagTCTGAAAAAACAACTCTTGCTAAAAGCACAATATGTcaagttaaaatttata
This genomic stretch from Drosophila gunungcola strain Sukarami unplaced genomic scaffold, Dgunungcola_SK_2 000001F, whole genome shotgun sequence harbors:
- the LOC128261481 gene encoding actin nucleation-promoting factor WASL; this encodes MPPPHDHCGGPPPHRRGPVIKVQIAPPWPRRHHRPPTQVVVVQQPPPPPPPVMVVQQAPPPPYYQYPPPPPPGGSHYHNPQY
- the LOC128261476 gene encoding uncharacterized protein LOC128261476 is translated as MRYYEDPCGYPARHHHGRPNIEIDVVPGWGGAYYPPPPAPRPAEIVYVTTPAATYMPGTQVIMPQQYGYYPQQQGYEYQQYQYQQQPYNNPPYQQW
- the LOC128261521 gene encoding uncharacterized protein LOC128261521, yielding MPYYEDERRHHHHHHHHGGRPIVEVDIVPPRIPQPVIEIGLGGGRYPPPPPRVEVITPAAVYQPPPPRPIIEVDVVPPSRPFIEFNIGGRRPPPREEIIIVQQPPPPRW